The Equus caballus isolate H_3958 breed thoroughbred chromosome 13, TB-T2T, whole genome shotgun sequence genome includes a window with the following:
- the LITAFD gene encoding LITAF domain containing, whose translation MPIQFSCPYCGNYIITVTRPVPGVLTWLLCTGLCLFGCFLGCCFFPFCVDSLMDVMHTCPVCQHQLFRYQRL comes from the exons ATGCCCATCCAGTTCTCGTGTCCCTACTGCGGGAACTACATCATCACGGTGACCCGCCCGGTCCCGGGGGTCCTCACCTGGCTGCTGTGCACGGGGCTCTGCTTGTTTGG GTGTTTCCTGGGCTGCTGCTTCTTCCCCTTCTGCGTGGACAGCTTGATGGACGTGATGCACACCTGCCCTGTGTGCCAGCACCAGCTGTTCCGCTACCAGCGCCTGTGA
- the LITAFD gene encoding lITAF domain-containing protein isoform X2, giving the protein MTTMQSAMPIQFSCPYCGNYIITVTRPVPGVLTWLLCTGLCLFGCFLGCCFFPFCVDSLMDVMHTCPVCQHQLFRYQRL; this is encoded by the exons ATGACCACGATGCAGTCGGCCATGCCCATCCAGTTCTCGTGTCCCTACTGCGGGAACTACATCATCACGGTGACCCGCCCGGTCCCGGGGGTCCTCACCTGGCTGCTGTGCACGGGGCTCTGCTTGTTTGG GTGTTTCCTGGGCTGCTGCTTCTTCCCCTTCTGCGTGGACAGCTTGATGGACGTGATGCACACCTGCCCTGTGTGCCAGCACCAGCTGTTCCGCTACCAGCGCCTGTGA